A single Myxocyprinus asiaticus isolate MX2 ecotype Aquarium Trade chromosome 50, UBuf_Myxa_2, whole genome shotgun sequence DNA region contains:
- the atp6ap2 gene encoding renin receptor has product HDALRHASGPCHVTCVARMRSPSENPPEMNRAIISAVFALLSVLSEVLGDSLTILRSPQYVSFRDGQWPISGEKIPDLVALTMGFSVREDLNWPGLSAGSLFQRPRANALIVVRGMDSLDLPKNLSSYPLENPVPFTLDSVANTLHTLFADSTPVVLQLAPSEERLYMMGMANTVFEDLPVTLQQIRGRLSQDGSVLTSLPLVSLSRSNEADLLFLSEVQVLYDISALLQKHKHLAKDPAPDLYSLELAGLEEIARRYGTDSPQFLDATRVLASALQKFADDVSSIYGNNAVVEVVTVKTFEAPLTRKSRSILESKQISNPDSPYNLAYKYNFEYAVIFNIVLWLMIILALAVIAISYNLWNMDPGYDSIIYRMTNQKIRMD; this is encoded by the exons CATGACGCACTGCGTCACGCGTCAGGCCCGTGTCATGTGACCTGTGTTGCGAGGATGCGCAGTCCATCAGAAAATCCTCCCGAGATGAATCGGGCAATTATCAGCGCAGTATTTGCGCTTTTAAGCGTTTTATCAG AGGTTTTGGGGGACAGTTTGACCATCCTGCGCAGCCCGCAGTATGTGAGCTTCCGGGATGGACAGTGGCCCATATCAGGAGAAAAGATCCCTGATTTAGTCGCCCTAACCATGGGCTTCTCCGTTCGAGAG GATCTCAATTGGCCAGGTCTGTCCGCTGGATCGCTGTTCCAACGCCCTCGGGCCAACGCTCTGATCGTCGTCCGTGGCATGGACAGTCTGGACCTGCCCAAAAACCTTTCCTCTTACCCTCTTGAAAAT ccCGTTCCGTTCACTCTGGACAGTGTGGCAAACACCTTGCACACTCTTTTTGCAGACAGCACCCCTGTGGTCTTGCAGCTCGCCCCCAGTGAGGAG agGCTGTATATGATGGGAATGGCCAACACTGTGTTTGAGGATCTGCCCGTCACTCTGCAACAGATTCGTGGACGTCTGTCCCAGGACGGATCTGTCCTCACTTCCCTTCCTCTCGTGTCTCTCAGCCGCAGTAACGAG GCTGATCTTCTGTTCCTGTCTGAGGTTCAAGTGCTGTATGACATCTCAGCCTTG CTGCAGAAACACAAGCATCTGGCTAAAGACCCAGCTCCTGACCTGTACTCTTTGGAGCTGGCGGGACTGGAGGAGATCGCCCGCCGGTACGGCACAGACTCCCCTCAGTTCCTGGATGCCACCAGGGTCCTGGCGTCTGCTCTGCAGAAG TTCGCAGATGACGTCTCTAGCATCTACGGAAACAACGCGGTTGTGGAAGTCGTCACAGTGAAGACGTTTGAAGCTCCTCTGACCAGGAAGTCACGCTCCATCCTTGAGTCCAAACAGATC AGTAATCCAGATAGCCCCTACAACCTGGCGTACAAGTACAACTTTGAGTATGCCGTCATCTTCAATATCGTTCTCTGGCTGATGATCATTTTAGCTTTAGCCGTCATCGCCATTTCATACAACCTTTGGAACATGGATCCAGGATATGACAGCATCATCTACAGGATGACCAATCAGAAGATCCGAATGGACTGA